A region of Bombilactobacillus folatiphilus DNA encodes the following proteins:
- the rnjA gene encoding ribonuclease J1 — protein MDLKIKEDEVAVFAIGGLGEIGKNMYAIQYQDEIVIVDAGIKFPEDELLGIDYVISDYQYLAEHQNKIKGLFITHGHEDHIGGIPYFLQKVPNVPIYAGPLATALIKGKLEEHGLLESTKMNVLQESDVVTFNNLSVEFFRTTHSIPDTLGIAIHTPQGVIIQTGDYKFDLTPVGNQPGPNLQKMAKLGTDGVLLLLSDSTNAEIPTFSKSERFVGNTIHQIVERIDGRIIFATFASNLYRVSQAVDAAIQNGRKVAVFGRSMEQAIVNGRELGYLDIPDSEILDASEINKLPANKVMLLCTGSQGEPMAALSRIANGTHRQISIQPDDTVIFSSNPIPGNTVSVNHLINALEEAGANVIHGKVNNIHASGHGGQEEQKLMLRLIKPKYFMPIHGEYRMLKIHTELAQLCGVPKENTFIYENGDVLALTQNSARKAGHVPAGDVYVDGNGIGDISSEVIEDRQMLSEEGLVIVVATIDYKKGLVLSGPDILSRGFVYMRESGNLINQAQKHIFHTIKTHLDNDDAVAEDVLKQDIVDNLQEFLYRRTERHPVILPMIISTQV, from the coding sequence ATGGATTTGAAAATTAAAGAAGACGAAGTTGCCGTTTTTGCCATTGGTGGTTTAGGTGAAATCGGTAAAAATATGTATGCGATTCAGTACCAAGATGAGATTGTTATCGTCGATGCAGGAATTAAATTTCCTGAAGATGAGCTACTGGGAATTGACTATGTAATCTCAGATTATCAGTACTTAGCAGAGCATCAAAACAAAATAAAGGGACTTTTTATTACCCATGGTCATGAAGATCATATTGGTGGAATTCCCTATTTTCTACAAAAGGTACCCAATGTTCCCATTTACGCTGGTCCATTAGCAACGGCCTTAATTAAGGGTAAATTAGAGGAACATGGTTTGTTAGAATCAACCAAAATGAACGTTTTGCAAGAAAGTGACGTTGTTACATTTAATAATTTAAGTGTTGAATTCTTTCGAACAACACATTCAATTCCTGACACATTAGGAATTGCTATTCACACACCGCAAGGTGTTATTATCCAAACTGGTGATTACAAGTTTGATTTAACGCCAGTTGGGAATCAACCTGGACCTAATTTGCAAAAAATGGCAAAATTGGGTACTGATGGTGTTTTGTTATTATTATCTGATAGTACTAATGCAGAAATTCCTACTTTTTCGAAATCTGAACGTTTCGTTGGTAACACAATTCATCAGATCGTTGAAAGAATTGACGGAAGAATTATTTTCGCTACTTTTGCCTCTAATTTGTACCGCGTTTCCCAAGCAGTCGATGCCGCTATTCAAAATGGACGCAAAGTCGCTGTTTTTGGGCGTAGCATGGAACAAGCAATCGTCAATGGTCGTGAACTTGGCTATTTAGATATTCCAGATAGTGAAATTCTAGATGCTTCTGAAATCAACAAGTTACCTGCCAATAAAGTCATGCTATTATGTACCGGTTCCCAAGGTGAGCCTATGGCTGCTTTAAGCCGGATTGCTAACGGAACCCATCGTCAAATTTCGATTCAACCTGATGACACGGTAATTTTTTCCTCTAACCCTATTCCCGGTAATACGGTCAGCGTTAATCACCTGATCAATGCTTTAGAGGAAGCTGGTGCGAATGTTATCCACGGTAAAGTAAATAATATTCATGCTTCCGGTCATGGTGGTCAAGAAGAACAAAAATTGATGTTACGCTTAATTAAGCCCAAATATTTTATGCCCATTCACGGTGAATACCGAATGTTAAAAATTCATACTGAGTTAGCACAATTATGTGGTGTTCCCAAAGAAAACACGTTCATTTATGAAAATGGGGATGTTTTAGCCTTAACTCAAAACTCGGCACGTAAGGCTGGACATGTTCCTGCCGGTGACGTGTATGTCGATGGTAACGGTATTGGTGACATTAGCAGTGAAGTCATTGAAGATCGTCAAATGTTATCTGAAGAGGGTTTAGTAATCGTTGTGGCAACCATTGATTATAAAAAGGGCTTAGTTCTTTCAGGACCTGATATTTTATCTCGTGGTTTTGTGTATATGCGTGAATCTGGTAATTTAATTAATCAAGCGCAGAAGCATATTTTTCACACTATTAAAACTCATCTTGATAATGATGATGCAGTTGCAGAAGACGTTCTAAAACAGGACATTGTTGATAATTTACAAGAATTTTTGTATCGCAGAACCGAACGTCACCCTGTGATTTTGCCAATGATTATTTCCACCCAAGTTTAA